The Herminiimonas arsenitoxidans genome window below encodes:
- a CDS encoding c-type cytochrome, which yields MKKILALAVVSLSAVVSFNASAESKIDAGKAAVAKFNCAACHGADFNTPIDPAYPKLAGQPKDYLKHALVAYKRGNGVSNGRSNAIMGPLSSALSSQDIDNIAAYLHSLPTTLVLRK from the coding sequence ATGAAAAAAATTCTAGCATTGGCTGTCGTATCGCTGTCGGCAGTTGTTTCGTTCAACGCATCGGCTGAAAGCAAGATCGACGCTGGTAAAGCAGCTGTTGCCAAGTTCAATTGTGCAGCGTGCCACGGCGCTGATTTCAATACACCAATTGATCCGGCTTATCCAAAACTGGCTGGTCAACCTAAGGATTACCTGAAGCATGCGCTGGTTGCCTACAAGCGCGGCAACGGAGTGTCCAACGGTCGCAGCAATGCCATCATGGGACCGCTGTCTAGCGCATTGTCGAGCCAGGATATCGACAATATCGCTGCTTATTTGCACAGCCTGCCAACTACCTTGGTACTGCGTAAATAA
- a CDS encoding c-type cytochrome — MKKLFALLALAGVVNIATAAEIVGDAKAGANKVSMCIGCHGIPGYKATFPEVYQVPMIGGQSEKYIVSALHAYKKGDRNHPSMRGIAESLSDQDIADVAAYYTQQK; from the coding sequence ATGAAAAAACTATTTGCGCTTCTCGCGCTCGCGGGTGTGGTCAACATCGCTACCGCAGCGGAAATCGTTGGTGATGCCAAGGCAGGTGCCAACAAGGTGTCGATGTGTATCGGGTGCCATGGCATTCCGGGCTACAAAGCGACTTTTCCTGAGGTTTACCAAGTGCCTATGATAGGTGGGCAGTCGGAGAAGTATATTGTGAGCGCTTTGCATGCTTACAAAAAAGGCGACCGTAATCACCCATCGATGCGCGGTATTGCAGAGAGTCTGTCGGATCAGGATATTGCAGACGTCGCTGCTTACTACACACAGCAGAAATAA